GCGAATGTCAGGGCGAACCCACCCATGTGTCCGCGGCTGCAAGGTCCCGAGTCGCTGATGTTGCCCACCATTGGAGCGAGCTGACGGTGCGCGTCGCGAGGGCTTTGCCAACCGGTTTCGCGTCGACCAACATCCGCTAGCGCCAGTGCGGGGGTACTTCGCTGCCCGGGCAGTCTCCGTATCGGCAGTTCACGTCGCGCACCCGCCTTCCGATGACGTTGCCGCCGGCGTCGTAGATGTATTCGACCGTGGCTTCGGCTGTCCGTCGGCAGTGCGGGCAGGTTTCCATTTCAGTTTTGAACCGCGACATCAGTTCGCCCTCCGTCGATCGACGCGCTCCCGGCACCATCATCAGTAATGATGGTCGCAGATCGCTGCGCCCCTGGAGATCTCCACGGCTTACGCCGACGGGAAGGCCGCCATTCGTCGGGTCCGGGCCGGCCTGACCCCGATCGGTTGATCCAGGGTGTATCAGGGTCTTGCGGCCGCCGTTGTGGCCAGCAGTGCAGTGGCCGACTGGTCGGCGGGTCAGGTTGCACTTCATCCCGCCCGGCGAGCCGTGGCGCAACGGCTACGTCGAATCCGAGTC
The DNA window shown above is from Mycobacterium sp. Aquia_216 and carries:
- a CDS encoding 5'-phosphate oxidase, translated to MSRFKTEMETCPHCRRTAEATVEYIYDAGGNVIGRRVRDVNCRYGDCPGSEVPPHWR